The genomic DNA TCAATGTCCATTTCTCAAGTTGCTGCAATCAGAGGCTTGTCGGACCGCTTGCGAAAGGGCGACCCTTGCTGGAAGCAGGTCGATGAACTTGTATCGGAGCTCTACGGCCTCACGTCATGGGACTGTCAGTTGATTCGCGACACGTTGGAGTTTGAGCTTCCTTTTCTCGACAACGCTCAACGTGCGAGTATGCCAACGACCGTTGAATACCGCTCAGCCTTCAGAAATACGTTCAATATCCTTGTTAAACCATTCGCAGAAGATAATGCCCCGCCAACTCGCATCGCTGATGTAAATAGTGTTGTGATTGAAGGTTGGCGGCACGTCCACATCGGACGAACAGCAGAGCGTGATTTGGGCGCTGCAACTATCTTGGAAAAGGATTCGCGTCAATTGGCCGCATTAGCTGAAAGCTACTGGGCTTCGCGCCTCAATGTGCGGCTATCTGATGGCAGTGCGGTCGTTGGCTATCTCGATCAACGAAGATATTGGAGCAAAACTCAGGCGCGTTTGTTAGCGCTGGAGTGGCTGCAAGGTGATGTCTCGCTCAGCGAAACGGTTTGATAAACGTGTCGTTCTCAAATATCGGCGTCCCGCCCTCATCACTGGCCCCCTATCCCTCATGGGGAATAAAGCTAGTTAAGGTAGTGGAACAGGCATTAAGTGAGGCATGGCTGCGCCTCCTTCGTGATCATTCGGCGCTGGTTTCTGGAGGCAACGAAGATGCCATCACGAATCAATTGATGACCGAACTTGTCGTCTTAAGAAGTATTGAATGCCCAGCTGGATTTCATGCGGGATTATTCGGTATGCCAGTTCGTGACGGAAAAGTACCTAGCTGGGACGGTAAGTCAATTGATCAGATGCCGGACATAACAATATATCCCGCGATACCTCGTCACAACATCGCTGATCAGCGACATGATGCCTTGTTCTATGAATGCAAGGTGCTGGATAAAACCCGTGGCTTAAACTTATACAGGTCACAAGGCATAGAACGGTTTACCCAAGGGCGTTACGCATGGCGCATGCCGCACGCTGGGATGGTGGCGTATGTGCTCGAGAGCTCTGAAATTTCACCCACTACGGCTCTTACCGATTATTTTTCTCATGTCAATAAGGCAGGAAAAACAATAGGTAGCGAACTCGGAGCATTCATCGCCCCGACCTCGGTGGAGAAGGCCAAAACTGTATATGTATCCGACGTTGCCGAAAGCAAACACTTTCGTACTGTCCCTGTCTTAAGTGGCAAGATGGGCGTGATATCGCTCAGGCACTTATGGCTAATCGCTACTCCGATTTCTTAGCCTTGAAGCGGCTTTCGCGAATCATCACCTAGGTAACAAGGACCGATATGGGCCTATGCCGTCGTTCACGACGGGTCGGCTGCCAGCCTAAAGCGGGCATATGCATGCCGTCAAGGTCCCATGAGGTGCAGGTCACACCACACACTCCTCGCGATTTTTCCCTTCGATCCATTTCGGCGCTCTCCCTCTGCCGCTCCAGGTCCGCCCTGTCTTTGGATCGCGGTACTTGGCCTCAACCTTTTTGGCTGCAGGCTTCCACGGAAAGACCTGTTGCGCAGTGAATCCGAACTCGGCTATCAGGGAATGGACGGCATCCAGCGCTTGCTTGGCTTCAGCCTTGCGCGCGATAGCAATCTGTTGATCCAGCGCGCTTTTCTGCTCCAGCAGTTCTCGGTAGGTACTCATGATTCTTCGTCTGTATTTCCTGTCAATCCGACGAGGATAGCGTCAAACGTTGTGGTCTCTTTCTCTCTGCATGAATTTTTCATGGAGTCGCTCGACTGCTGCGAATCATGAACAGAGATCGACAATAAACCGGCATTTCGCTTCGAGCGTTGATCGCTGATTTGACCCACTCCATAGTGGCGCCAGTACAGTCGCAGCCAACTCTTGCGCAGGATGCGCGCTTGCAGTATTTGCCGAGCTGAAGGGCTAGCTTGGATAATGTGTCAATTCATATATTGAATATAAGGTGCATTTTGCTGGTTATTTTGATGATATTGCGAATGTGGTATAATTATTTCGCGTAAATATTGATTTCGTTGGCTGCATTTTTTGCTGTTGATAATCGAAAAATCAATATCGCCCTTCTTCCTGCCTGCACTCCCAGGCCTATTTCCCCCGTTTGATTCCACCGAACGCCGTGCCACCACGGCGGCTCGCTTGCGCGCGGCTGTCGCCATGACAGCACGCATGGCGTTGCCGTGGCCGTGGTCATCGCTGTGGTCGTGGCGGTATGGCGGCGTATCGCGCCAGGGTCTGTAGCGGGAAGGAGCGAGTGCAGTGCCGCGCCGCGCGTGGTTCGGTGCTTGGCACTCGGCACAGCGCTTTCGTCTTTTCCTTTCACTTCCTTTTCTCTCTTTCTTTTCAGGAGCATTTCCATGACCTCTTCGCCTGGTCAGGCCGCGGCATTGGCGCGTTACGAACAACAACGCCGTCCCTTGTTCACCTTGGGCCAAGTGCTGATCACGCCCGGTGCGCTCGACATGCTCGAAGCGCTCGAACTCGCGCCACTGCCGTTCGTGCTGCGCCATGTCACGGGGGATTGGGGTGACTTGTGCGACGAGGACAAGCAAGCGAATGCTGCAGCGCTCACGTATGGCAGCCGTGTGCTGTCCGCCTACGACATCCCGCCGAACCACCGGCTTTGGATCATCACCGAGGCCGACCGGCGCTCGACCACGTTGCTGCTGCCGGAGGAATACTGAGTAATGCAGCATTCCTACCATTGCCATCCCCGGCTGGACGCTGGCATGCACGGCCCCATGGTGGGCAACCAGCGGCTGCATGTACGCCAGGGCGAGGTCGATGCCACGTGTGGCTACCACTGCGTATTGATGGCGCTGATGCTGTTTGGCCAAGTGCGGCGCAATGCGCTGATTTGGGACACCAAGGATGCGCGGCTCGAAGCGTTGCGCAAGGTGGCGCAGCGCTACTACTTCGATGGCTGCGAGGTCGAACAGCTTCAGCAGCAACTGGCTCCCTATGCGGAGCGGGTGCACTGCAAGGAATTGCGCTCGCGCGTGGTCGAACGCACCTTGGATGCCTTGGAAGAAGGCAAGCTGTGTTTGGTGTGCTTTTCTACCGAGCGCTACATGCACTGGGTGCTGGCCGTGGGGGTGCGCTGCGAGGCGGGAGAGCGCAGCGATTTGCTGGTCCTCGACCCTGCCATGGCGCCGATACCGCTGGTGCCGTGGAATGCCATGCTGACTGGCTGGACGAGCAAGCAGCCACGGCGTGTGGTCGCCAGCTTCAGTGAACGCGTGAACATCGACGCCGTGCTGGTGCTATCGCCTGTGGCGCAGGCCCAAGGGGACGAATAACTCGATTCGGCACATTCGTCCTTTCGGTTTTCTTTCTCCTTTTCTTTTCTGGATTTCCGCCTTTGGTCGCGCCGAGCTTTGTGCAAGGTGCCGCTGCTGCATGGGCGGGAGTTTCTTTTCTGCGTTTTCTCGCTTCTTTGGAGGTGCTTTCCATGCTCGACGATTCCTTGACGCCCGAGCCGTTTGAGCGGCTACTGACCGCACTGCTGGAGTTACCGCCGTCGCAGTCGGCCCATGAATCTGGTGAGGGTGCGGCACAACTGCTGCTCGAAGTGATTGATACGGCGCTGCACACACCACCAGCGTGGCCGCAGCGCATGGCGGCGGTGCGGTATTTCTGCCAGCATGCCCGACACCGCCTGGGGTTGGAGTCCTTGCTGGATTTGCAGGCCTTGCTGGCGCAGTACCCGCAAGGTGACGAAAGCGATGCCGAGGTGGCTCGCCTGCTTTGGAATGTGGAAGCCCGGGGGCATGTGCGTGCGCTGCGCGTGCTGTTGTGGTTCATGGCTGCGTACGACATCACCGAGCGGGTGCAGTGGCAGGCGTGGATGGGCACGCCCGGTTTTGAGGAAGCCTTGCGCGAGTCGCTCGATACGCTGGGCGCTGTGGCGGTGGTGCTTTTGTGGCAAGCCAAGTCAGGGCGCACCGACCATGCCTGGGTACTGCGGTTCGCCCGCAGGGCGCTGGGGCGCTCGGTCAGCGAGGGCCATGCCATGCTGGCGTTTCGGGATGCGGCGGAGGCAATGGGCACGCCGCAATTGATGCTGGCGCGCAGGGTGACTCATCTGGAACGGGCAACGATGAGTATTGGCGATGCGCCGGGCCTGCGTGTGTTGTGGTGGCAGTGTGTCGCCGAAGCTTTGCACATGCATATCGCCCAGGAACTGGGCAACGCCGATATGGATGGCACAAGCCATCAAACCGCTGATGCCGCCGATACCGACCAAGCCACCGGAAGCGGCACTATGGCCAACAGCGATGAATGGCGCGTCGAACTGTCACCGGCTGCGGCATTGCGCTACGCCGAAGCGGGGGTGGTGCTGGAGCCGCAGGCGCGGGCGCTGCGAACTGATACGCCGATGGCCACGGCGCTGCGGCTGCGCCAGAAGAGCTGGGCCCAGGGGTTGGGGCTTTGGCTGGAGATCGAGGGCGAGGGACGGCTGTCGGCTGCGCAGCAAGCGGCGATTGCCGAGCGGTTTGAGGCGGCTGGGCATCGGGCGCCGCAGGTGCGATATGCCAGTGCAAATGGTAGCCAGCGCGCCACATGGCTGGCGACATGGCGCTGGGAAGAAGCTGTGTGGATGTCCCGCGACATGGCGGTGGCCGATGTCAGGCGCTGGGCGCAGGATACGGCGCTGAACGCTGCCGAGCACTGGCTGCTGATGCGCGGCATGGTGGCGCTGGCAGGAAGGCCGCTGGGGCCGGAGGCCGCATTGGTGGCTGGTGATGTAAAAAGGGAAGCCAGCAATGAAAAAAAGTTCTAGAGCCGGGGGCGCTAGAACTTCTTCATGCTGGTGTGGGTGCCACTTTCGATGCCATTTACTGGCTGAAAGCAATCGTATAACCAGCCGTATAACGATTTGATGACTTGCTGAAAAGTTGTTTAAAATCAACAACTTAGAGCTGTATCTGGCGGAGACTGTGAGATTCGAACTCACGGACGGTTGCCCGTCGGCAGTTTTCAAGACTGCTGGTTTAAACCACTCACCCAAGTCTCCGGGTTGGAAGCCACATATTCTAGCTGCCCGCCTGCACCGTTTTCTGTTGCCGGCCCTTGGCGCAGACAAAGGCCGCCACGCTCGCCAGGCCCTGTGGCTCACATGCCCAGTGACTTGAGCAGCTCGTCGGTGTCGCTGGAGGGCACGGGGGGCAGGGGCGCTTCTGCGTCTGCATCTGCGCGGGTCTGCGCCATCAGTGCGTCGGGATCGGGGGTTTCCTGCGGCTCGAAGTCATACAGCTTGATGAATTCGGTGCGGTCGATGGCCAGCTCCAGATAGAAGATGTTGTTGTTGCCGGTGTAAAAGGTCACGCGCCGGGCCTCGGGCTTGTCCAGGTTGGCGTCCACGCTCAGCATCACCTGCTTGTTCAGCACCAGCATCTTGGGCTGGTTCTGGGTGATGTGGGTTTGCAGCTCGCGCCGCACCTTGCCGGTGAAGTCGCCCACCACCTGGTTCATGAGTTCACCCATCACGTTGCTCACCTCGTCCGAGGTGTAGGACGTGACCAGGTCGTCTTTCGACATGCCCATGTTGAGCAGATAGCTCTGGTACAGCTCCATGGCGGCTGGTGCCGAGAAGTTGATGATCACCAGGCCCGAGAAGCCGCCGTCGAACAGCACAAAGCAGCCAATGTCGGGTTTGAGGCAGGTCTTGCTGATGCGCTGCACCATGCCGGAATAGTGGATCTGGCCCTGAGTGGCCACGTTCAGCACGCGGGTGACCGAGTTGCACAGGCTGATCAGCAGATCTTCGGTGCCGTAAACGACGGAGGTTTCTGGGGTGCTCATGGTGCGAAATGTGGGGGGCTTTGGAAGATGACGGGTGTGCACAGCATAGGTGACGAATGGCTTGGGGCACCAACGATATGCGTGCTGGCCCTGGGCTGGCGCCTGGCCAGGGTGATGTCAACCGATGCGTGACTGATTATGGCTGGTATTTGCTATTAATTGTATAGCTGTTAGCGCTTATCCAGTAAGCGCTAGAGGCATATTTTCTATGTATTTCTGTTGTGTACGGGCTTGAGCAGCACCACCAAGGCCCCCGCGCCACCATCCATGGGCCGCGCCTGCACAAAGGCCAGCACTTCGTTTTTTTGCACCAGCCAGCGCTGCACGCGGCTTTTGAGCACGGGGCTTTTGCCCGGTGAGCCCAGGCCTTTGCCATGCACCACGCGCACGCAGCGCAGGCCGGTTTTGTGCGCGTGGCGGATGAACTGGCCCAGCGCCTCGCGGGCCTCGTCCACGCGCAGGCCGTGCAGATCGAGCTGGCGCTGAATGCTCCAGTGCC from Acidovorax sp. T1 includes the following:
- a CDS encoding DUF3334 family protein gives rise to the protein MSTPETSVVYGTEDLLISLCNSVTRVLNVATQGQIHYSGMVQRISKTCLKPDIGCFVLFDGGFSGLVIINFSAPAAMELYQSYLLNMGMSKDDLVTSYTSDEVSNVMGELMNQVVGDFTGKVRRELQTHITQNQPKMLVLNKQVMLSVDANLDKPEARRVTFYTGNNNIFYLELAIDRTEFIKLYDFEPQETPDPDALMAQTRADADAEAPLPPVPSSDTDELLKSLGM
- a CDS encoding H-NS histone family protein is translated as MSTYRELLEQKSALDQQIAIARKAEAKQALDAVHSLIAEFGFTAQQVFPWKPAAKKVEAKYRDPKTGRTWSGRGRAPKWIEGKNREECVV
- a CDS encoding type I restriction endonuclease subunit M, which gives rise to MTSSPGQAAALARYEQQRRPLFTLGQVLITPGALDMLEALELAPLPFVLRHVTGDWGDLCDEDKQANAAALTYGSRVLSAYDIPPNHRLWIITEADRRSTTLLLPEEY